Proteins from a genomic interval of Veillonellaceae bacterium:
- the fusA gene encoding elongation factor G: protein MKEYRSDGLRNVGIVAHGGAGKTSLAEAFLFNSGAINRLGRVDDGTSTTDFEPEEVKRKVTISAALAPCEWRDHKINFVDTPGYADFVAEVKGTLRAVDSALVVLCAASGVEVETEKVWQYADELSLPRIGFINKMDRENADYFSVFDSMKERLSTSVVPLQLPIGAEDSFKGIVDLIKMKAITWSQTNKSTESDIPEDLLERALESRQILIEAVAETDDDLLVKYLDGEELSDDELKKGLLKGIADAKIFPVLCGSALKNIGIQQLLDSVLAYIPSPDSKVAMGMHPVSKETVERKITDPFSAIVFKTTADPFVGRLSYLRVLSGSMKPDSMLYNASKEKIERIGSIFTLRGKTQDPLTCAHAGDIVVVAKLQETTTGDTLADKDKPVVYESISYPKPMFTMCIEAKNKGDEDKISNALNRLMDEDPTFKVRKDVETAQLLVSGMGELHTDILAERMKRKFGVDVLLRDPKIPYRETIRGSVKVEGKHKKQSGGHGQFGHVWLQLDPLEPGKQFEFVDSIFGGAVPRQYIPAVEKGVREALNGGILAGYPMVDVKVTLYDGSYHTVDSSEMAFKIASSGALRKGALQAKPVLLEPICNVEINVPESFMGDVIGDLNGKRGRVLGMEPVGKGMSLVKAQVPFSEMFRYTVDLRSITQGRGNYDMSFSHYEEVPQRIAETIIANAKKDRTEEL, encoded by the coding sequence TTGAAAGAGTACAGAAGTGACGGGCTAAGAAATGTTGGTATTGTTGCCCACGGTGGGGCGGGAAAGACTTCGTTGGCGGAAGCTTTCTTATTTAACTCAGGTGCGATTAATCGTCTAGGCCGTGTAGATGACGGGACGTCCACAACGGACTTTGAACCTGAAGAAGTAAAACGGAAAGTTACCATCAGCGCGGCACTTGCTCCTTGTGAGTGGCGTGATCACAAGATAAATTTCGTTGATACCCCCGGATATGCGGACTTTGTAGCTGAAGTTAAAGGTACTTTACGGGCAGTTGATAGTGCTTTGGTCGTTTTATGCGCGGCCTCAGGCGTCGAGGTGGAAACAGAAAAGGTTTGGCAATATGCTGACGAGCTTTCCTTGCCTCGCATTGGCTTTATCAACAAGATGGACCGTGAGAATGCCGATTACTTCAGTGTTTTTGATTCTATGAAAGAAAGACTGTCGACGAGCGTTGTCCCTCTGCAGCTGCCAATTGGGGCGGAAGATTCTTTCAAAGGTATTGTTGACTTAATTAAGATGAAAGCAATAACTTGGTCCCAAACCAATAAATCTACTGAAAGTGACATTCCTGAAGATTTACTCGAACGTGCATTGGAAAGCAGGCAAATCCTAATTGAGGCTGTTGCTGAAACTGATGATGATTTACTGGTAAAATACCTAGATGGAGAAGAATTAAGTGATGATGAACTAAAAAAAGGACTGTTAAAAGGAATTGCAGACGCCAAAATATTCCCGGTTCTCTGTGGATCAGCCTTAAAAAATATTGGTATACAGCAATTACTAGACTCAGTTTTAGCATATATTCCTTCACCGGATAGTAAAGTCGCTATGGGTATGCATCCTGTAAGCAAGGAAACAGTAGAACGCAAGATCACAGACCCGTTTTCGGCTATCGTGTTTAAGACAACTGCTGATCCGTTTGTGGGCAGGTTGAGTTACCTAAGGGTTCTCTCTGGTTCAATGAAACCCGACAGCATGCTATATAATGCTTCAAAAGAAAAAATTGAACGTATTGGTAGTATTTTCACGCTACGCGGTAAGACACAAGATCCACTGACTTGTGCACATGCCGGCGATATTGTAGTCGTTGCGAAATTGCAAGAAACCACTACCGGTGATACACTTGCCGATAAAGATAAGCCAGTAGTTTATGAGTCGATATCATATCCCAAGCCAATGTTTACTATGTGTATCGAGGCTAAGAATAAAGGCGATGAAGATAAGATTTCAAATGCCTTGAACCGTTTAATGGATGAAGATCCAACCTTCAAAGTCCGTAAAGATGTTGAAACTGCCCAGTTGTTAGTTAGTGGGATGGGTGAACTGCATACCGATATTCTTGCAGAGCGCATGAAACGTAAATTCGGTGTTGATGTACTGCTGCGCGATCCTAAAATTCCTTATCGTGAGACCATTCGTGGCTCTGTTAAAGTTGAGGGTAAGCATAAGAAACAAAGCGGTGGACATGGACAGTTTGGCCATGTCTGGCTCCAACTTGATCCGCTGGAGCCAGGTAAACAGTTCGAATTTGTGGATTCTATCTTTGGCGGCGCTGTACCGCGCCAGTATATTCCTGCGGTCGAAAAAGGTGTACGCGAAGCACTAAATGGAGGAATATTAGCTGGCTATCCGATGGTTGACGTTAAGGTTACACTATACGATGGCTCATATCATACAGTAGACTCTTCAGAAATGGCCTTTAAAATCGCTAGTTCAGGGGCGTTGAGGAAAGGAGCTCTTCAGGCAAAGCCTGTGTTATTAGAACCCATCTGCAATGTTGAGATAAATGTACCGGAGTCTTTCATGGGTGATGTCATAGGAGACCTCAATGGGAAACGTGGCCGCGTATTAGGTATGGAACCGGTTGGTAAAGGAATGAGTTTAGTAAAAGCTCAAGTTCCATTCTCAGAGATGTTCAGATATACCGTCGATTTGCGATCAATAACCCAGGGCCGGGGCAACTATGATATGAGCTTCTCACATTACGAAGAAGTTCCGCAGCGGATTGCAGAGACAATTATTGCCAACGCTAAGAAAGACAGAACTGAAGAATTATAA
- a CDS encoding acetylornithine/succinylornithine family transaminase, whose product MGLATIEWEAEGTIIRDIDGKEYIDCLGGYGVFSLGHRNPKVVEAVKRQLDTMPLSSKVLFDKPMADLAEVLAGITPGDLRFSFFVNSGAEAVEGALKLARVHTGRSKVISTVNSFHGKTLGALTATGRDMFREPFQPLLSGFSHVPFNDIQTLKQEIDHDTAAVIIEPIQGEGGIIVPYDNYLPAVRQLCDEYGALLICDEVQTGLGRTGKMFAVDHYNVVPDIITMAKALGGGVMPIGAFTAKASVWEKYITSPFLHTSTFGGNPLACSAAIAAIEVIKEDKLSERAAVEGAYFIEGLKKIQASFGDVIKEVRGKGLMIGIELTKEGIGGLMMSELVNNGVLVAYTLNNPKVIRIEPPLIIGREQIDIVLKVVADAVEKAQEMIEDF is encoded by the coding sequence ATGGGATTGGCAACAATTGAATGGGAAGCTGAGGGAACAATTATCCGTGACATTGATGGCAAGGAATATATCGACTGTTTAGGCGGCTACGGTGTGTTTAGTTTAGGGCATAGAAACCCCAAGGTAGTCGAGGCAGTTAAACGTCAGCTTGATACTATGCCGCTGTCTAGCAAGGTGCTTTTTGATAAGCCAATGGCCGATTTAGCGGAAGTGTTAGCAGGAATTACACCAGGCGATTTGCGATTCAGCTTTTTTGTTAATAGCGGCGCTGAAGCAGTAGAGGGTGCTTTAAAACTGGCTCGCGTTCATACCGGTCGTTCTAAGGTTATATCTACTGTTAACTCATTCCATGGTAAAACGCTAGGAGCACTTACTGCAACGGGGCGCGACATGTTTAGGGAACCGTTCCAACCGCTCTTATCCGGGTTCAGTCATGTACCCTTCAACGATATTCAGACTTTGAAGCAGGAAATTGATCATGACACTGCAGCTGTAATCATTGAACCAATTCAAGGTGAGGGCGGTATAATTGTACCATATGATAATTATTTGCCGGCCGTCAGACAGTTATGTGACGAATATGGTGCACTGTTAATCTGTGATGAAGTTCAGACCGGACTCGGGCGCACCGGTAAAATGTTTGCTGTCGACCATTATAATGTCGTTCCTGATATCATTACTATGGCCAAGGCCCTTGGGGGCGGAGTTATGCCGATTGGGGCTTTTACAGCCAAAGCTAGTGTCTGGGAAAAATATATAACAAGCCCGTTCCTCCATACATCAACCTTTGGCGGAAATCCTCTAGCTTGTTCCGCAGCAATTGCTGCAATCGAAGTTATTAAGGAAGATAAGCTTTCTGAGCGCGCGGCTGTGGAAGGCGCATATTTTATTGAAGGTCTCAAGAAGATCCAGGCGTCTTTCGGCGACGTAATCAAAGAAGTGCGCGGCAAGGGTCTGATGATTGGTATTGAACTTACCAAGGAAGGTATAGGCGGTCTTATGATGAGCGAACTTGTCAACAATGGGGTGCTGGTAGCTTATACACTTAACAACCCAAAAGTAATCCGGATTGAACCGCCGCTTATTATCGGCCGTGAGCAAATTGATATTGTTCTAAAAGTAGTTGCTGATGCTGTAGAAAAAGCTCAGGAAATGATTGAAGATTTTTAA
- a CDS encoding gamma carbonic anhydrase family protein, which translates to MPYKDLIPKIDPTVFVAEGARVIGEVTIGENSGIWYNTVLRGDTHPILIGKYTNIQDNSTVHVMHDYPCEIGDYVTVGHGAIVHGCIIGNNCLVGMGAVILSYAQIGDNCIIAAGSVVPERKVIPPNSMVMGVPGKVVRTLTNQEVEAIRKSAIEYHQLAKDYLQQQK; encoded by the coding sequence ATGCCTTATAAAGATTTAATACCCAAAATTGATCCGACTGTTTTTGTTGCTGAAGGTGCCAGAGTGATCGGCGAGGTTACGATTGGGGAAAACTCCGGTATTTGGTACAACACAGTGCTGCGCGGTGATACGCATCCTATTCTTATTGGGAAGTATACAAATATTCAAGATAATTCAACCGTCCATGTAATGCACGACTATCCCTGTGAAATTGGGGACTATGTAACTGTCGGCCATGGCGCAATAGTTCATGGCTGTATTATTGGTAACAATTGCCTAGTTGGTATGGGAGCAGTCATTTTGAGTTATGCTCAGATTGGTGATAACTGTATTATTGCGGCTGGGTCGGTTGTACCTGAACGTAAAGTAATACCGCCTAATTCAATGGTTATGGGTGTACCAGGTAAGGTCGTTCGAACGCTAACTAACCAAGAAGTTGAAGCAATTCGTAAGTCAGCAATAGAATATCATCAGTTGGCTAAGGATTATTTGCAGCAGCAGAAGTAA
- a CDS encoding cob(I)yrinic acid a,c-diamide adenosyltransferase has product MKVYTKTGDKGITSLLTGERVDKDSLRVEAYGTVDEITSALGLARAFCKKQDVSETIVKSQKLLMMVMAQLASKGDKATYITNVQVELLEKIIDSFEERLPPLKEFLIPGDTPAGAALDMARTITRRAERQVLRLAKAEPVDESIVITLNRLSDLCFVLMRFEQM; this is encoded by the coding sequence ATGAAAGTTTATACGAAAACGGGAGATAAGGGGATTACTAGCCTGTTAACCGGCGAACGCGTAGATAAAGACAGCTTAAGAGTTGAGGCTTATGGAACAGTTGATGAAATAACTTCGGCCCTAGGTTTAGCCAGAGCATTTTGTAAAAAACAGGATGTTTCCGAAACAATTGTTAAATCGCAAAAATTATTAATGATGGTTATGGCTCAACTTGCCAGCAAGGGCGACAAAGCTACTTATATTACAAACGTACAGGTGGAGCTACTTGAGAAGATAATAGATTCTTTTGAAGAAAGGCTTCCGCCTTTGAAAGAATTTCTTATTCCCGGAGATACCCCGGCAGGGGCTGCGCTTGATATGGCACGGACGATCACACGCCGTGCAGAGCGCCAAGTGCTCCGTTTAGCAAAAGCTGAGCCAGTTGATGAGTCTATTGTGATTACCTTAAATAGACTATCAGATTTATGTTTTGTTCTAATGCGTTTTGAACAAATGTAA
- a CDS encoding M42 family metallopeptidase: MDKTLNWLKEISTVPGVSGFEQPVKDLMMKKLSHITEISYDKIGSVIFAKKGSLAEPKIMLATHMDEIGFMVKTITKEGFIRFTTLGGWWEQVMLGQRVTVLTSKGNIPGIVGSKPPHILTPEERKKVVKKREMFIDIGAADEQEARSRFGVRPGDPIAPYSEFTVMANEKFLMAKAWDNRIGCAIITEVLEKLQNEMHANTVYGVGTVQEEVGLRGAQTSSNVINPDIAFAVDTCVAGDTPGVTEDLASSKLGKGVAIAIYDASMIPHTKLRNFVIDVAEKNNIPYQLEFTEGGGTDAGKIHVHNQGVPSLVLSIPTRYIHSHNSIIHRDDYEAAVRLIIAIIKDLDFNQYRELLT, from the coding sequence ATGGATAAAACGCTGAATTGGTTAAAAGAAATATCTACAGTACCAGGTGTATCGGGTTTTGAGCAGCCAGTAAAAGATTTAATGATGAAAAAGCTCAGCCATATAACCGAGATTTCTTACGATAAGATCGGCAGCGTGATTTTTGCAAAAAAAGGTAGTCTCGCTGAACCCAAGATAATGCTTGCCACTCATATGGATGAGATTGGGTTTATGGTTAAAACTATAACCAAAGAAGGATTTATAAGATTTACTACGCTAGGTGGCTGGTGGGAACAGGTAATGCTGGGTCAGCGAGTAACGGTATTGACATCTAAAGGAAATATTCCAGGAATAGTTGGCAGTAAGCCGCCGCATATTCTAACACCAGAGGAACGCAAAAAGGTTGTAAAGAAGCGTGAAATGTTCATTGATATTGGTGCTGCCGACGAACAGGAGGCAAGATCGCGATTTGGTGTACGACCTGGCGATCCAATTGCGCCTTACAGCGAATTCACCGTTATGGCCAACGAAAAATTCCTGATGGCCAAGGCTTGGGATAATCGTATTGGCTGTGCAATTATTACAGAAGTGTTGGAAAAATTGCAAAATGAAATGCATGCTAATACAGTTTATGGTGTCGGTACTGTCCAAGAAGAAGTTGGGTTGCGTGGTGCTCAGACTAGCAGCAACGTTATAAACCCGGATATTGCTTTTGCCGTTGACACCTGTGTGGCGGGCGACACTCCAGGTGTAACTGAAGATTTGGCGTCGAGTAAACTGGGTAAAGGTGTTGCTATTGCGATCTATGATGCCAGCATGATTCCTCATACAAAATTGAGAAACTTCGTTATTGATGTTGCAGAAAAGAATAATATCCCATATCAGTTGGAATTTACAGAGGGCGGCGGAACTGACGCCGGTAAGATTCATGTTCACAACCAGGGCGTACCAAGTTTGGTTCTTAGCATTCCGACACGCTATATTCATAGTCACAACAGTATTATCCACCGTGATGATTATGAGGCGGCGGTGCGCCTGATTATTGCTATCATAAAAGATCTTGATTTTAATCAATACAGGGAGTTGTTAACGTAG
- a CDS encoding cyclase translates to MPYVEVTLPIKAKPDEVYPILKEMDKYPEFMDDLESVEIIERNANTTQTRWVSNVDGRVIKWIELDTFDDENMHITYRQIEGDLKKFEGEWILTPLENGTEIKLTVDFEFGIPMIAGLLNPILKKKVRENCMSMLQAIKNRLEK, encoded by the coding sequence GTGCCATACGTTGAAGTAACATTACCGATTAAAGCAAAACCCGATGAAGTATATCCAATTTTAAAGGAAATGGATAAATACCCAGAGTTTATGGACGACTTAGAAAGCGTTGAGATAATTGAGCGCAATGCCAACACTACTCAAACTAGATGGGTGTCAAATGTAGACGGTCGAGTCATTAAATGGATTGAGCTTGATACTTTTGATGATGAGAATATGCATATTACCTATCGGCAAATTGAAGGAGATCTTAAAAAATTTGAGGGTGAGTGGATTTTGACGCCGCTTGAAAACGGTACTGAAATCAAATTAACGGTAGATTTTGAATTTGGTATACCAATGATAGCTGGCCTGTTAAACCCTATCTTAAAAAAGAAGGTTCGCGAGAACTGCATGAGTATGCTCCAAGCAATCAAAAACCGTTTGGAAAAGTAG